One window of the Gemmatimonadaceae bacterium genome contains the following:
- the rpoN gene encoding RNA polymerase factor sigma-54, with the protein MSGYKTGLSQSTSMRQEMKVNPRLYQAMDLLYMPLLDLQQHLQQELLINPFLELVPEDEDSAEGEEAIEVATPEEQKADNTDEMDWQKILEDGFETGGRKEEFEEREYIEPVTVMARDLTDHLRDQVQMLELDPRQEFLADEFVGNINEDGYLGCELGDILTGVNSAVRKAAEAVGRDDAELPWFTIEEVEAMLPIIQQLDPPGVGARNLRECLLLQLAMEDKAGSVAYALVRDGFDELIGHRWSELAKRFGIPVSEVQDVADQIAKLDPKPGLKFAPDNEHYIIPDLVVDKVDGRYVVYLNDGNLPRLKLSRTYQDIARDKKKYDAESKDFIANKMNSAHWMIQAIEQRRQTMLKVMNYIVERQRDYFEKGVQYLKPLTLREVAEVIGMHESTVSRVTNEKFVQTPRGVLPLKFFFSSGLSTTGGEDVSARGIKDQIQKLVEGEDPKNPLTDQAIVAILQD; encoded by the coding sequence ATGAGCGGCTACAAGACGGGGCTCAGCCAGAGCACGTCGATGCGGCAGGAGATGAAGGTCAATCCACGCCTCTACCAGGCGATGGACCTTCTCTACATGCCCCTGCTCGACCTGCAGCAGCACTTGCAGCAGGAGCTGCTGATCAACCCGTTCCTGGAGCTCGTCCCGGAAGACGAGGACAGCGCGGAAGGGGAGGAGGCCATCGAGGTCGCGACGCCGGAGGAGCAAAAGGCCGACAACACCGATGAGATGGACTGGCAGAAGATCCTCGAGGACGGCTTCGAGACCGGGGGCCGCAAGGAGGAATTCGAGGAGCGCGAGTACATCGAGCCGGTGACGGTGATGGCGCGCGACCTCACGGACCACCTGCGCGACCAGGTCCAGATGCTCGAGCTCGATCCCCGGCAGGAATTCCTCGCGGATGAGTTCGTTGGCAACATCAACGAGGATGGCTACCTCGGCTGTGAGCTTGGCGACATCCTCACCGGCGTCAACAGTGCCGTCCGCAAGGCCGCAGAAGCCGTCGGCCGCGACGATGCCGAGCTGCCCTGGTTCACCATCGAGGAAGTCGAGGCGATGCTGCCGATCATCCAGCAGCTCGACCCGCCGGGCGTCGGCGCGAGGAACCTGCGCGAATGCCTCCTCCTCCAGCTGGCCATGGAGGACAAGGCCGGCAGTGTGGCCTACGCCCTCGTGCGTGACGGCTTCGACGAGCTGATCGGCCACCGGTGGAGCGAGCTCGCCAAGCGCTTCGGCATCCCGGTGTCGGAGGTGCAGGACGTGGCCGACCAGATCGCGAAGCTCGACCCCAAGCCGGGCCTCAAGTTCGCGCCGGACAACGAGCACTACATCATCCCCGACCTCGTCGTCGACAAGGTGGACGGCCGCTACGTCGTCTACCTCAACGACGGCAACCTGCCGCGCCTGAAGCTCAGCCGCACCTACCAGGACATCGCCCGCGACAAGAAGAAGTACGACGCCGAGAGCAAGGACTTCATCGCCAACAAGATGAATTCCGCGCACTGGATGATCCAGGCGATCGAGCAGCGCCGCCAGACCATGCTCAAGGTCATGAACTACATCGTCGAGCGGCAGCGCGACTACTTCGAGAAGGGCGTCCAGTACCTCAAGCCGCTGACCCTCCGCGAGGTGGCCGAGGTCATCGGGATGCACGAGTCGACCGTGAGCCGCGTCACCAACGAGAAGTTCGTGCAGACGCCGCGGGGCGTGCTGCCGCTCAAGTTCTTCTTCTCCTCGGGGCTCAGCACCACCGGAGGGGAGGACGTCTCGGCACGCGGCATCAAGGACCAGATCCAGAAGCTGGTGGAAGGCGAGGATCCGAAGAACCCGCTCACCGACCAGGCCATCGTCGCCATCCTGCAGGACC